Genomic segment of Nostoc sp. TCL240-02:
CGCTGAATTTCCGCCTCACTCATTACCTCCCGCAACCAATTCATAAAGGCTTCTTTATCTACTTCTGGATAATCCCATGATTGAATTTCTCCTCGGCTGCGGAAGCGGGGTACTTCACCTACACCTAAGTGCAAGTCAGAATATCCCTGATCGTAAGCTTCCCTGATTAACTTCTCTAAAGTGGGTCCCGCACTGCTAGTTTTAGGGGGAACTGAACTAGGTATTGGCGGTGGACTAACCGGACGATGACCTGCAACAGGCGTGTTGGTACTCTTATCCATTGACATATCCAATGTTTGTGTCATCTGCCTCTGCGTACTAAAGGTTGGCGGAGGTGGCGGCATTGGGGGCATTGGGGGCAAGTTACGTTCGGTAACAGGGCTAGAATTTGATGGAGACTGTGATTCTGTCATATATCTTCACATTTGGCAGGTAAAAATTTGAATTAGTGAGAAGTCAAGTCACTTACTTTGATGACTTTGGAAAATGCTTGCGTGCAAGCCTTAATGGTGATAAAAGGCGATTGAAAATCTAGAACCACGGTCAATCCATTTCATCCACCTAAACTGGTATCTTTTTTTCCTAAGATTCCGCTATTCAGAAGATTTAGAAAAATTATTTAACCTAATATAATGGTTAACACACCTAATAGCTTAGAACGCCTCAGCAAAAATCCAGAGATTATATAGTGCTTTATAATACTTTTAGTAAAATATAAATATTCTCAGCCATTAGATGAGAAATTTATCTTGGACCTGAATACAAATTGCAAGCAATTAACAGCACAAATACTAACTATTCATTTATTCAGCCCATCTATCAATTATGAGAAGCGCTATCAATTTTTATAAGAAATGTTAAGCTTGGTAGGAGCAATATCTGGGGATCAACGTTAAAAGCCCGTACCTTTTAGGTTATATATCTGAAGATAGATGCAGAAAGCAAGTTATTCTAATAGATAGAAACTTGATTTTATATCCACAATTACAAAAAACTAACTGTAAACTTTAGTAAACAAATGCTCATTTTCCCGATTAGTTTTTATATACTGAATTTCACTGAGAAACAAATCAGTTAACTTGCCAAAAGCGAGATATGACTGAAATTAAAATTTGCTGTGTATTTTTTGGGAGGAAAAGTCATGGTTTCTGCTCAAAGCTCTAATCTAGGAAAGACCTACTCCTTGTTGATGATTAAAAGCTTTTTAATATGGACTTTTACATTAGCAGTATGTTTGTTGGTTGTCGGTTTTCCATTAGTTGTCTTGATGGCTACGGTTGGATGTCTGTTATCGATCATCTTACAATCTGTGATGCCTGTTAGTGCTGTTTTGCTTGTAGCAGGTGCTTTAATCATGTTTAATGTCATGGCAGTTGTATTTGCTGCGGGTGTGCTAACTATTAAAGGAGTTCATCCCAGTGAAGTTAAATGGTTAAGCTGGTTACATGGAGAGGCAGACCAAATGCAGACTACTGTTTATGCTGCTTGCCCTTTAACTTGTGAGATTAAAATATAGTCATCACAGGTAAATACGACAAACAGTGCGTCTGCCCGGTTAAGCCGGGTTTTTTCATGCTCTCTAAGCATGTGATATACATCATTAATTATTGTTACTAAGTCGAGTCAAGCCAATAAAATACATTTTTACCAACTCAATACATACGTACTATTGATTAGCGATCGCATTGTGCCAGTTGCGTAAGTCCTGTTTATATCTACGACAAGCTCATGCAAAAAGACTGAATTAGGAAAAGAAGAAGGTAATACCTCTTGGATAAAGAGAATTAAGACAGAAATAATTCCTTACAATATACTCAACCCAATAAAAGATTGGAGCCAGGAAACTGCAAGTCGAATACAAAGACTTAAAATAGGTGACAGATGGGCCTGGATTGATGCGCCTAATTGATGGAATCCCAAGGGAGAGGAAATCAATGATATTGCCCAAGATGGAAAAGTGCGTTTTGCTTATGGCGGTAGATATATCCCTAGAGAGGAAGTGATTCTTATTGAATCTGCGGAATAAAGATCAAGCAATTGTCCACCAAATAGTCTAGAAATTGCTCTACTTGCTGATGGGCTGAATTCTTGTCTAAATCCCATTGTTTAAGTACCAGCAACTATAGCATTTCCAATTCTTCTTTTAAAGATAAAGGCTGATACCCCAATGCAAAAGCTTTAGAACTATCCAAAGAAACATCTGCTGGTCTAGGCGCTGCCATTTTCACATCTTGTTGTCGGCAGGATTTAAGACCGATGGTTGGAAGTTGCAATACTTCTACTAATATTTTTCCAAAATCATAACGCGAAATTCGCTCTTTGCCACCTAAGTGAATAATGCCATTAACTTTTTCTAATGCTAATAAAAGTCCTTTGGCGGCAGTTGTTCCACTTACTGGTGTACGAAATTCATCAATAAATAAATTGAGTTCTTTTTCTGCTGTTAAAGTTTGAATAAATGGCTGAATAAAGCTTTTTGCTGTAGGTGTTTCTGCACCAAACATCAACGGCATCCGACACACTGCGGTCATGGGATATCTTTCTAGCATATCTGCTTCAGCTATAGCTTTCTGCTCACCGTAAAGATTAACGGGACACACAGCATCTGTTTCTTGATAGGGAGCATTTAAGCCATCAAAAACTAAGTCAGTTGAAGTAAAAGCACAAGGAATAGAGTTATCCGCGCAAAGTGCGGCAATATTGCAAGATGCTATAACATTAATTGCGTGCGATTCTTTGGGGTTTGTTTGACAAAAATTTGGTTGCGAATGTGCAGCAGTATGAATAACCGCTTCTGGTTTGACATCATTAAATATGCGTTTAAATTCCTGAAAATTTGCTAAGTTTGCTTTTAAAATCTTCATACCAGGAATCTCTAAAGGATGGGATAAATAAGTGCCATAAATCTCCCATTCTTGTTTGGCAAGCTGGCAAAGATGCCATCCTAAAAAACCACTTGCCCCGGTGATTAACAATTTTTTCATGTCTAATCGTAAACCGCTCAAGAAAAATACCTTTCTACAGCAGGCTTATATTTTACACTCAGAGGTGGTGATAAAATTTTATTGGATTAATTCCTGAAACTGCTTTTCACTACGCACTTTGCTAAAGTCTGGGTCAGTTTTTGCTAATTTCTTGTATTTATCAGGAACAAGCTCAATTGCTTTGTCTAGGTTTTCAATTGCTAATTCCAGATTGCTTTGTAAAGCATAAGAGCAAGCTTTATTGTAATATGCTTGGTGCAAATCTTGCTTGATGACGATCGCTTTGTCGTAAGATGCGATCGCGTCTTTGTAGCGGTGTAGCTTTGTCAGAGCTATGCCTCGGTTAATTAAGGCTTGATATTTGTTGGGTTGGATAGCGATCGCTTTGTCGTAAGATGCGATCGCGTCTTTGTAGCGCTGCAACGATGTCAAAGCTATGCCACGATTATACCAGGCTTCATATTTGTCGGGTTTGATGGCGATCGCTCTATCATAAGATGCAAGAGCGTCTTGGTAGCGTTGCAACGATGTTAAAGCTATGCCACGGTTAATCCAAGCTTCAGGACTCTCAACTTTGATGGCGATCGCTTTATCGTATACTTTTATCGCATCTTCATAACGTTGTCCATCTAATAAATTATTACCTTGATGAAAAAAGTCTTCTGCTTTTTGGGTAGCCTTCGCTTCTATGAAAAGCTGGGTTACATTACTTTCTTGAACAACTTGTGTAGTATTTTCTATTGATGAGTTTGCCCCACCACTACAACCAAATGCGAAGAAAGCTATCAAACCAGATGCAACGAAGCAGCGCTGAACAATCATGCTGTACCTACAAAACTTATGAGATAATGTTAAAATTTGTT
This window contains:
- a CDS encoding NAD(P)-dependent oxidoreductase encodes the protein MKKLLITGASGFLGWHLCQLAKQEWEIYGTYLSHPLEIPGMKILKANLANFQEFKRIFNDVKPEAVIHTAAHSQPNFCQTNPKESHAINVIASCNIAALCADNSIPCAFTSTDLVFDGLNAPYQETDAVCPVNLYGEQKAIAEADMLERYPMTAVCRMPLMFGAETPTAKSFIQPFIQTLTAEKELNLFIDEFRTPVSGTTAAKGLLLALEKVNGIIHLGGKERISRYDFGKILVEVLQLPTIGLKSCRQQDVKMAAPRPADVSLDSSKAFALGYQPLSLKEELEML
- a CDS encoding tetratricopeptide repeat protein, with the translated sequence MIVQRCFVASGLIAFFAFGCSGGANSSIENTTQVVQESNVTQLFIEAKATQKAEDFFHQGNNLLDGQRYEDAIKVYDKAIAIKVESPEAWINRGIALTSLQRYQDALASYDRAIAIKPDKYEAWYNRGIALTSLQRYKDAIASYDKAIAIQPNKYQALINRGIALTKLHRYKDAIASYDKAIVIKQDLHQAYYNKACSYALQSNLELAIENLDKAIELVPDKYKKLAKTDPDFSKVRSEKQFQELIQ